The Streptobacillus ratti genome includes the window TTTACCACTAATAGTATATGTGGCAATTTCTGGCTCTGTTACATTTGCAATGATTTTTTCATTTTCAATTAAAAATTCCCCTTTAAACCTCCCTACAGTAAAATTATTACTCCCACTATTAATATTTACTCCTAAATTTTCTGCTTCCCCCAACACCTTATATATATCAGCATCATTTTTTCCATCTAAATTCATGAGTATATATAAATTATTTAATTCAGATACTGCTGAAAATATCTTAGTTTCATTAGCCTTATCTATATATTTACTAATTTTAGGAACTGAAATACTAGCAAGTATTCCAATAATAGCTATAACAGTAATAATTTCTATTAAGGTAAAACCTTTATTCTTTTTCTTTCTCATATCCCCTCCTTTTATATTCCTATTCTACTCCTTAAATTTTATTTTGTCAATTATTTTTTAATTTTTATTTAATTATTTTACTTTTAATTTGCAATTTGTTAGAATATATTAGAGGTGATGAAATGATACTTGGTTTTGATATTGGAAATACACATATTTGTCCAATAATATATGATGACAATGGTAAAATACTAGAAAAATTTAGAATTCCTAGTAAAGCAAATTTAACTGAAGATACTTTATATGCTACACTAAAAACTTTATGTGATTTTAAGAAAATAGATTTAAATAAAATAGATGATGTTATATATTCATCAGTTGTGCCACATTTAAATAATATTTTTAACTATCTAGCAAAAAAATATTTTAACTGTGAACCATATATATTAAATGTAGATAACATTGATGAGAATTTACTTACATTTACTACTAATACTGAAAGAAATTTAGGAGCAGATAGAATCGCAACTATACTTGCTATGAAAAAATATATAAAAGATAATGAATGTATAATAATAGATTTTGGAACTGCAACTACTTTTGAGGTTATAAAAGATAATAAATATCTTGGTGGTGCAATACTTCCAGGTATAGATTTATCTATAAATGCACTATTTCAAAATACTGCTAAATTACCTAAAATTACTTTTGAAAAACCAAATGAAGTACTTGGAAACACAACAGTTACACAAATCAATATAGGTATATATTATTCTAATATTGGTGCTATAAAAGAATTAATCAATCAGTATAAAAATATATATCCTAATTCATATATAGTTTCAACTGGTGGACAAGGAAAAATAATTACAGAAGATCTTAAAGATTTTATTGATGAATATAAGCCAAATCTATGTGAAGACGGAATATTTGAATTTTATAAATATATAAAAAGCAAAAGCAGGAATTAATCCTGCTTTTAATTTACTATTTATTTTCTTCTAAATATCTAACTTCTAATCCAGTTAAGTTAATTTCAACACGTCTGTTTGGTAATAGACATTGTTTTAATTTAGCTGTAGCTTTAGATCCTGGACATTTAACCTTAGGCTCTCTTTCACCTTTACTTGCAACAGTAATTGGAGTAGTTACTCCTAATTGTTGTAAGTAAGCTCTAACTGTTTGAGCACGTCTTAATCCTAAAGCTAAGTTATAACTGTCGCTTCCTAATCTATCAGTATGCCCTATTATGTCTATTCTATCTAATCTTACATAATCTGTTGATAATTTTTTAACTAGTTCTTGGATTTCCATTTTACCTTTTTCTAACATATCCTCTAATTTATATTTATCAAACTTGAATAAAGCATTTGCACTTAATTCAATTTTCTTAATTTGAGGTTTGATATAAATTGGAACTTCAACTTCTTTTTCTACTTCTTTCTCAACTTCTTTTATAACTTCTTTTTCTTTTTCAACTATCTTTTCAACTGGTACTTCTTTTTCAAC containing:
- a CDS encoding prepilin-type N-terminal cleavage/methylation domain-containing protein, which translates into the protein MRKKKNKGFTLIEIITVIAIIGILASISVPKISKYIDKANETKIFSAVSELNNLYILMNLDGKNDADIYKVLGEAENLGVNINSGSNNFTVGRFKGEFLIENEKIIANVTEPEIATYTISGKRK
- a CDS encoding type III pantothenate kinase; its protein translation is MILGFDIGNTHICPIIYDDNGKILEKFRIPSKANLTEDTLYATLKTLCDFKKIDLNKIDDVIYSSVVPHLNNIFNYLAKKYFNCEPYILNVDNIDENLLTFTTNTERNLGADRIATILAMKKYIKDNECIIIDFGTATTFEVIKDNKYLGGAILPGIDLSINALFQNTAKLPKITFEKPNEVLGNTTVTQINIGIYYSNIGAIKELINQYKNIYPNSYIVSTGGQGKIITEDLKDFIDEYKPNLCEDGIFEFYKYIKSKSRN